In one window of Sinorhizobium chiapasense DNA:
- a CDS encoding methionyl-tRNA formyltransferase — translation MRVVFVGTVESSKIALEALIKAGRTPTLVITLPPEAAGRHSDFADIGELARAAEIAVFYSTNVNAPATLEAMAAIDPDLTLVVGWSQICQRPFREIAHKGTIGFHPAALPRLRGRAVIPWTILRDEDTTGSTLFWLDDGVDSGAILLQRLFPLATDETAGSLYAKHTANLAEMVVEAVAVVERGSAPRIEQDHDKASYCAKRTAEDGLIDWNASAGSILRLIRAVGAPYPGAYSFHNGEKIRIDAATRIENAGRFIGLVGQVQAHTDSGFIVLCGDGECIDVSAWAYPSGKRPPVHSKLRQ, via the coding sequence ATGCGCGTTGTCTTTGTCGGTACCGTCGAAAGCTCAAAAATCGCCCTGGAAGCGCTGATAAAGGCGGGGCGCACGCCTACGCTGGTGATCACACTCCCACCCGAGGCAGCGGGACGACATTCCGATTTCGCCGACATCGGCGAACTGGCGCGGGCGGCTGAAATCGCGGTCTTTTACAGCACCAACGTCAATGCTCCCGCAACCTTGGAAGCTATGGCAGCGATCGACCCGGATCTGACACTTGTCGTCGGGTGGTCGCAGATTTGCCAACGACCGTTTCGAGAAATTGCGCACAAGGGCACCATCGGCTTTCATCCGGCGGCGTTGCCGCGCCTGCGTGGTCGTGCAGTCATTCCCTGGACGATTCTTCGGGACGAGGATACGACCGGCTCCACGCTGTTCTGGTTGGATGACGGCGTCGACTCGGGGGCCATTCTGCTTCAGCGGCTATTCCCCCTCGCGACCGACGAAACCGCAGGCAGCCTTTACGCCAAGCATACGGCGAACTTGGCGGAGATGGTCGTCGAGGCGGTTGCTGTCGTTGAGAGGGGAAGCGCCCCGCGAATAGAGCAGGATCATGACAAGGCAAGCTATTGCGCGAAGCGAACAGCCGAGGATGGCTTGATCGACTGGAACGCTTCAGCCGGCTCGATCCTGCGCCTCATCCGTGCCGTGGGTGCCCCCTATCCGGGAGCCTATTCCTTTCACAATGGTGAGAAGATCCGAATCGATGCAGCCACGCGTATTGAAAACGCGGGCCGCTTCATCGGCTTGGTGGGCCAAGTGCAGGCCCATACCGACAGCGGCTTTATCGTTCTTTGCGGAGACGGGGAATGCATCGACGTGTCGGCCTGGGCCTACCCCTCTGGGAAACGACCACCGGTCCATAGCAAGCTGCGCCAGTGA
- a CDS encoding GtrA family protein — MMQSSSTHITKALRAALAIRLLRYALVGGFAALLQVCLLTLFIELFGMHALVASTLALAIAIMVNYRLQHHITFRSKAKHIVAAPRFVALALCTLTANAVLFNSLLTVVPYIVAQVIALGTIFPVNYYLNRTLTFRH, encoded by the coding sequence ATGATGCAGTCGTCTTCAACCCATATCACAAAGGCGCTCAGAGCGGCCCTTGCCATTCGTCTGCTGAGATACGCTCTTGTCGGAGGCTTTGCTGCGCTTCTGCAAGTGTGTTTGCTCACCTTGTTCATAGAACTCTTCGGCATGCATGCCCTCGTGGCATCGACCTTGGCCCTGGCGATCGCGATCATGGTCAATTATAGGCTTCAACACCACATAACGTTCAGGTCGAAGGCGAAGCACATCGTCGCCGCCCCGCGCTTCGTCGCCTTGGCGCTCTGCACGCTTACGGCGAATGCCGTTCTCTTTAACAGCCTTTTGACGGTCGTGCCCTACATCGTGGCTCAGGTCATCGCGCTTGGCACTATCTTCCCGGTCAATTACTATTTGAACCGGACCCTGACATTTCGCCACTGA
- a CDS encoding GtrA family protein: MRRLPARGQVAREGGVDTLARFAVVGAITTILDFVVFTSLAAAGTIPASANILSYSCGIFVSYVLNRSWTFRARRSHVQAVKFVLSTLTGLLISTCLVALLASLIPPPVAKILSVPVVFAWNYLSARLWVFRP, from the coding sequence ATGCGGCGCCTACCCGCCCGCGGCCAAGTCGCCCGGGAAGGAGGCGTCGATACCCTGGCGCGCTTTGCCGTCGTTGGTGCGATCACGACGATATTGGATTTCGTCGTTTTCACCTCCCTCGCTGCCGCCGGCACCATACCCGCATCCGCTAACATTCTCTCTTACTCCTGCGGCATTTTTGTCAGCTACGTTCTCAATCGATCATGGACCTTTCGTGCCCGGCGAAGCCACGTGCAGGCGGTAAAGTTCGTCCTATCCACGCTCACCGGTCTCTTGATCTCGACTTGCCTCGTCGCCCTGCTGGCGAGCCTGATCCCACCACCTGTCGCCAAGATCCTGAGTGTGCCTGTGGTCTTTGCCTGGAACTATCTCTCCGCACGCCTGTGGGTCTTTCGTCCGTGA
- a CDS encoding NAD-dependent epimerase/dehydratase family protein, which produces MSRILITGGAGFVGSHLARTCLAKGHQVHLIIRPGSDDERVQDLRGGVIRHNFDLLSEHALKYCISEVQPEYIFHLAARPRRQEAPDLSDAMEGMREQTHGLIGLLGAAAMAPRPPKVMIRTGSLAEYGSAPAPFQEGMREAPVNAYGAELTAAAHLVGALQRRLSFPVVTARLALVYGAFQSTAYLLPWLITRCLAGEPSVVRHPEDRRDLIYVDDAVDGLLCLADAQTPGGTIVNIATGFAPSMREVARLIVAETGADPSLIEYGAASGSSGIPDFRADTALARNLMSWTASTPLAEGLIRTVAWYRERRRPERPYDRGQLPVLSHTKGSGAP; this is translated from the coding sequence ATGTCGCGTATACTTATCACTGGCGGCGCAGGATTCGTCGGTTCTCATCTCGCAAGGACCTGCCTAGCGAAGGGCCATCAGGTCCACCTGATCATTCGCCCCGGCTCCGACGACGAGCGAGTTCAGGACCTGCGCGGCGGTGTTATTCGGCACAACTTCGACCTCCTGTCCGAGCACGCGCTCAAGTATTGTATTTCCGAAGTCCAACCCGAATACATCTTTCATCTCGCAGCCCGTCCGCGCCGACAAGAGGCTCCGGACCTTTCCGACGCCATGGAAGGTATGCGTGAGCAGACGCACGGGCTGATCGGCCTCCTCGGCGCAGCCGCAATGGCGCCTCGTCCCCCGAAAGTCATGATCCGAACGGGCTCCCTCGCCGAATATGGTTCGGCGCCCGCCCCCTTTCAGGAGGGTATGCGCGAGGCCCCGGTCAATGCTTACGGCGCGGAGCTCACGGCTGCGGCACATTTGGTTGGCGCGCTTCAGCGTCGGCTATCCTTCCCCGTCGTTACGGCCCGCCTGGCGCTCGTTTATGGCGCTTTTCAGTCGACAGCCTATTTGCTGCCTTGGCTGATCACCCGCTGCCTCGCCGGAGAGCCGTCGGTCGTGCGACATCCGGAGGACCGACGCGACCTGATCTATGTCGACGATGCAGTCGACGGGCTTCTCTGTTTGGCAGATGCTCAAACACCGGGCGGCACGATCGTCAATATTGCCACGGGCTTCGCACCGAGTATGCGCGAAGTCGCCCGGCTCATCGTCGCCGAGACGGGCGCCGACCCGTCCCTCATTGAATACGGTGCAGCAAGCGGGTCCTCCGGCATCCCGGACTTCCGAGCCGACACAGCTTTGGCACGTAACCTCATGAGCTGGACGGCATCAACGCCGCTGGCGGAAGGCCTCATCCGCACCGTCGCATGGTATCGCGAGCGCAGGCGGCCGGAACGACCTTACGACCGGGGCCAGTTGCCTGTCCTGTCACACACTAAGGGAAGTGGAGCGCCGTAG
- a CDS encoding O-antigen ligase family protein, whose protein sequence is MIENTRRLTTGTSPFRSATQTRPTGRSRAKRYIIYSAIFLSPFLNLKAEFVYFTASDGLYILALMLIVLQGDLRKFPLGQVGPFWITAFVLVSSGIYLSSLFVGDAWRGVALCLQYFFCFILLPQILIQDDEDEAYRLIIAFILGILALDIHGIITFYTVGYTPDSRVVTGGMRLATLNGTANGAARLNAMAIVITLWLFNIRRISILTFLCFITTMVVALVLTSSNTGLIATVTGLTTYFALTFRPALILRIIPAIAVIAAFFLLGGVEYLPATFQRRVLGAVLSGDITEAGTFVDRTALMLEALEMIASRGFTLLGIGADQFRLYSVQQTPVHNTFLLLWIEGGVLSLAGWLLMSTMGVIVWLLAWRQHVIPHGRAAVFVCFAVFVTLSSASAHIYARYWYTALILVMQPTIIAMSQGNREKSVARMLARTR, encoded by the coding sequence ATGATTGAAAATACCCGCCGCTTGACCACCGGCACCTCGCCCTTTAGGTCGGCGACGCAGACACGCCCGACAGGGCGTAGCCGAGCAAAGAGATACATAATTTATTCGGCGATATTTCTCTCGCCATTCCTCAACCTGAAGGCAGAATTCGTCTATTTCACCGCCAGCGACGGGCTATATATTCTGGCGTTGATGCTGATTGTTCTTCAGGGAGATCTCCGAAAGTTCCCGCTGGGCCAAGTTGGTCCTTTTTGGATCACTGCATTTGTCTTGGTTTCGAGCGGCATCTACCTCAGCAGCCTTTTTGTAGGAGATGCTTGGCGTGGCGTCGCGCTTTGTCTTCAATACTTCTTTTGCTTCATACTTCTTCCGCAAATTCTCATACAGGACGACGAGGACGAGGCATACCGTCTCATCATCGCATTTATTTTGGGAATACTGGCGCTCGACATCCATGGCATCATTACGTTTTATACGGTCGGTTACACACCCGATTCACGGGTTGTCACCGGTGGCATGCGGTTGGCAACCTTAAATGGAACCGCCAATGGGGCGGCGAGATTAAACGCCATGGCAATCGTTATCACGCTTTGGCTGTTCAACATCCGCCGCATCTCCATCTTGACCTTTCTATGCTTTATCACAACGATGGTTGTTGCACTGGTGCTCACAAGTTCCAACACGGGCCTCATCGCAACGGTAACGGGGCTCACGACGTATTTCGCCCTGACATTCCGACCAGCGCTTATCTTGAGAATCATACCGGCGATTGCCGTTATTGCCGCTTTTTTCCTCCTTGGTGGCGTTGAATATCTCCCGGCAACCTTCCAGAGGCGAGTATTGGGGGCCGTGCTTTCCGGCGATATTACCGAGGCAGGCACGTTCGTAGACCGCACCGCTCTCATGCTTGAGGCGCTCGAGATGATCGCAAGCCGGGGTTTCACCTTGCTCGGAATTGGAGCCGACCAATTCAGGCTCTACAGTGTTCAGCAAACTCCTGTACATAATACCTTCCTGCTCTTGTGGATCGAGGGAGGCGTGCTTTCACTAGCTGGTTGGCTGCTTATGTCGACGATGGGAGTGATCGTGTGGTTGTTAGCGTGGCGGCAACATGTAATACCGCACGGCAGAGCTGCAGTGTTCGTTTGTTTCGCCGTGTTCGTTACACTGTCGAGTGCGTCCGCGCATATTTATGCGCGTTACTGGTATACAGCCCTTATATTGGTCATGCAGCCCACAATTATTGCGATGTCGCAGGGCAATCGTGAAAAGAGCGTCGCGCGCATGCTTGCCAGGACCAGATGA
- a CDS encoding aminotransferase class I/II-fold pyridoxal phosphate-dependent enzyme: MRVNYGQSVYGEAEIAAVVDVMRTSTQMGRAVRSMEERVAALFAKRHGIMVNSGSSANFLAVELLQLPKGAEVITPALTFATTVAPIVRSGLVPVFVDAAEATYNIDVDAIERMISPKTRALMIPSLIGNLPDWDRIRTIADSHGLFVIEDSCDTLGASIHGASTGTRSDVSTTSFYGSHVITAGGNGGMLCVNDDELARRARLLRSWGRTSSLFVDSEAIENRFNIDLDGFSYDAKFVFETLGFNLEPSEMGAAFGLVQLDRLEANIAARERNFAAQFAFFKEYEDWFVLPRQLPGSRTGWLAFPLTVRPDAPFTRRDMQIFLERREIQTRPVFTGNVLRQPALKGVECRVTDDGYPVADDVMRGGILLACHHGLTREQLDHIHASFREFAQGFSATRKPQPLQARAAGI; the protein is encoded by the coding sequence ATGCGTGTCAACTATGGGCAGTCCGTCTATGGAGAGGCCGAAATAGCGGCAGTTGTCGACGTCATGCGGACCTCGACACAGATGGGTCGCGCGGTCAGATCCATGGAAGAACGTGTCGCGGCGCTGTTCGCCAAGCGGCATGGCATCATGGTCAATTCCGGGTCGTCGGCCAATTTTCTCGCTGTAGAATTGCTGCAGTTGCCAAAGGGCGCGGAGGTGATCACCCCCGCCCTGACCTTCGCGACGACCGTCGCACCGATCGTAAGATCGGGACTGGTGCCAGTATTCGTCGACGCGGCCGAGGCGACCTACAATATCGACGTGGACGCTATCGAGCGGATGATCTCGCCCAAAACGCGGGCGCTGATGATCCCGTCGCTGATCGGCAATCTCCCGGATTGGGACCGCATTCGTACCATTGCCGACTCGCATGGACTGTTCGTCATCGAGGACAGTTGCGATACGCTCGGTGCCTCCATCCATGGCGCGAGCACGGGCACTCGTTCTGACGTCAGCACGACCAGCTTCTACGGTTCACACGTGATCACGGCCGGCGGAAACGGCGGCATGCTTTGCGTCAATGACGACGAACTGGCACGTCGGGCACGGTTGCTGCGCTCTTGGGGGCGCACGTCGTCCTTGTTCGTCGATTCCGAAGCCATAGAGAACCGCTTCAACATCGATCTCGACGGCTTCTCCTACGATGCCAAATTCGTATTCGAGACGCTCGGTTTCAATCTGGAGCCCTCCGAAATGGGCGCCGCCTTCGGACTTGTCCAACTCGACAGACTCGAAGCAAACATAGCTGCGCGCGAGCGCAATTTTGCCGCTCAGTTTGCATTCTTCAAAGAATATGAAGACTGGTTCGTTCTGCCGCGGCAATTGCCGGGATCCCGTACGGGCTGGCTTGCCTTTCCCCTCACCGTCCGGCCCGATGCGCCATTCACCAGGCGTGATATGCAGATATTCCTCGAACGCAGGGAAATACAGACCCGCCCGGTCTTCACCGGCAATGTTCTGCGCCAACCGGCGCTGAAGGGAGTGGAATGCCGAGTTACCGACGACGGATATCCGGTCGCGGACGATGTGATGCGCGGCGGGATACTGCTCGCCTGCCATCACGGTCTCACGCGAGAGCAACTCGACCACATTCATGCTTCGTTCCGCGAGTTCGCTCAAGGTTTTTCGGCGACGAGGAAACCGCAACCACTTCAGGCGAGAGCTGCGGGTATCTAA
- a CDS encoding UDP-glucuronic acid decarboxylase family protein: MGRQYTNRILVTGGCGFIGSHLCERLIESGADVLCVDNFFTGSRGNVEHLLSHPRFELLRHDVTMPLYVEVDKIFNLACPASPVHYQFDPVKTTRTSVQGAINMLGLAKRLKISILQASTSEVYGDPSIHPQTEDYWGNVNPIGPRSCYDEGKRCAEALFFDYRRQHQVAIKVARIFNTYGPRTHPSDGRVVSSFIVQALLDADITVFGDGSQTRSFCYVSDTVDALLRLMNSPFDVTGPINIGNPNEISMRELAELIIDLTGSRSQIVYRPLPQDDPCRRRPDISRARGQLGWSPKIALKEGLLKTIGHFNELLMRPNSRMDLVALYETNHA, encoded by the coding sequence ATGGGCCGTCAATATACAAATCGCATACTGGTGACCGGCGGATGCGGCTTCATAGGGTCTCATCTTTGCGAGCGGTTGATCGAGAGCGGCGCCGACGTTCTGTGTGTCGATAATTTCTTCACCGGCTCTCGCGGGAACGTCGAACACCTCCTGTCTCATCCGCGGTTCGAACTGCTCAGGCACGACGTGACGATGCCGCTCTATGTGGAGGTGGACAAGATTTTCAACCTTGCCTGCCCGGCTTCTCCGGTGCACTACCAGTTTGACCCCGTCAAGACCACGCGGACGAGCGTGCAGGGCGCCATAAACATGCTTGGACTGGCCAAACGGCTGAAGATAAGCATCCTTCAGGCCTCGACATCGGAGGTGTACGGCGATCCCTCTATACATCCGCAGACCGAAGACTATTGGGGCAATGTCAACCCGATCGGACCTCGGTCCTGCTACGATGAAGGCAAGCGCTGTGCCGAAGCGCTGTTCTTCGATTACAGGCGGCAGCATCAAGTGGCGATCAAGGTTGCGCGCATCTTCAATACATACGGGCCGCGCACCCACCCTAGCGATGGGCGAGTTGTTTCAAGTTTTATCGTCCAGGCACTTCTCGACGCCGATATAACTGTCTTCGGAGATGGCTCCCAGACGCGATCGTTCTGCTATGTCAGCGATACGGTTGATGCCCTTCTGCGTCTCATGAATTCGCCGTTTGACGTCACCGGCCCGATCAACATCGGCAATCCAAACGAAATTTCCATGCGCGAGCTGGCGGAATTGATCATCGATCTTACCGGGTCCAGGTCGCAGATCGTGTACCGGCCATTGCCCCAGGATGATCCCTGCCGGCGGCGTCCCGACATCTCACGTGCAAGGGGACAACTCGGATGGTCACCCAAGATTGCATTGAAGGAAGGGCTCTTGAAAACCATCGGCCACTTCAACGAGTTGCTGATGCGCCCAAATTCCCGGATGGACCTCGTGGCCCTGTATGAGACAAATCATGCCTAG
- a CDS encoding NAD-dependent epimerase/dehydratase family protein — protein sequence MKILVTGGAGFVGSFLCENLHKSGYDIRIFDNYEPQVHAASHGNLGNLLQPNGLPIKGVEIVYGDTRSPTQLEAALKDVDAVVHLAAQVGVGQSMYEIHRYVDHNTVGTAVLLELLASRKHNVKKVVVASSMSIYGEGGARCSHCGDVTPTLREAEQMKLGDWEVRCPSCNRTASPIPTNELKPVLPTSIYAISKRDQEEMCLVVGRAYDIPSVALRFFNIYGPRQSLGNPYTGVAAIFSSRLLNDRAPVVFEDGNQTRDFVHVTDIVQAISLALAKDEANGQVFNVGTGRPTSIKDVANLLARKLRRDIAPQIENKFREGDVRHCYADISKIQRYLGYKPAVELETGIDDLIAWAEDQQAEDRFDLAAAELAKRGLAR from the coding sequence ATGAAGATACTCGTCACAGGTGGCGCAGGGTTCGTAGGATCATTTCTTTGCGAGAACCTGCACAAATCCGGATACGACATACGAATATTCGATAATTACGAACCGCAAGTCCACGCTGCATCGCATGGCAATCTTGGAAACCTGTTGCAGCCAAATGGGTTGCCAATCAAGGGAGTCGAGATCGTCTATGGTGACACGCGGAGCCCTACCCAACTCGAAGCGGCGTTGAAGGATGTAGATGCCGTCGTCCACCTGGCTGCGCAGGTCGGGGTCGGCCAGTCGATGTACGAGATCCACCGCTACGTCGACCACAACACGGTCGGAACGGCGGTTCTCTTGGAATTGCTGGCTTCCCGCAAGCACAACGTAAAGAAAGTGGTGGTTGCGTCGTCGATGTCGATTTACGGCGAAGGCGGAGCACGATGCAGCCATTGCGGTGATGTCACGCCCACGCTCCGTGAGGCGGAGCAAATGAAGCTCGGCGATTGGGAGGTGCGATGCCCAAGCTGCAACCGAACCGCATCGCCGATACCCACCAATGAGCTGAAGCCCGTTCTGCCGACCTCGATCTACGCGATTTCCAAGAGGGATCAGGAGGAAATGTGCCTGGTCGTTGGGAGAGCCTACGACATTCCATCCGTCGCGCTGCGGTTCTTCAATATTTATGGTCCGCGACAGTCATTGGGGAATCCCTATACGGGCGTCGCTGCAATATTTTCCTCCCGTCTCCTGAATGATCGAGCGCCGGTCGTCTTCGAGGATGGCAATCAAACGCGAGACTTCGTGCATGTCACGGATATCGTCCAGGCTATTTCACTTGCACTTGCAAAGGACGAAGCGAATGGGCAGGTGTTCAACGTCGGCACGGGTCGCCCGACATCGATCAAGGACGTTGCGAACCTTCTCGCCCGGAAGTTGCGGCGGGACATTGCTCCTCAAATAGAGAACAAGTTCAGGGAGGGGGATGTCCGACACTGCTACGCCGACATCAGCAAGATTCAGCGGTACCTTGGCTACAAGCCCGCTGTCGAGCTCGAAACCGGAATCGACGATCTGATTGCGTGGGCAGAAGACCAGCAGGCGGAAGACCGGTTCGACCTCGCGGCCGCCGAGCTGGCGAAAAGAGGTTTGGCCAGATGA
- a CDS encoding glycosyltransferase family 39 protein, producing the protein MRIGTARHFAPLYTWLLQAFTFAEIDIKAAAWWLNWVLYVANTMLILRLLSLGQLSPIWAALGTGLIVCHPLFVEFHAVAMTEPLFLALVLASVLAFLREVQDNRGTGVALVGAIVGLGMLTRFAAAPLLPTFAALRILVGNGGVAKRLVDCAIMVTACAAVFGSWMVASELTDGQSTGRSLELLGHPDLAYWLWTVKSASTVLLPSVLAPSVRILFLTAAIVAAAFIAANYALVWLRLSSAQRARPQTLAPVVFSLLSVFYVLFLVVSVMIQYRLHLTGRFLLPLYVFLALAAMTPFGAGNPGLIRRREVGIILAGLALVIGMSNLARTAVFTVSTYKSGLGYAHQTWSTSPVLASVANLPSDALIYSNAPDLIEFRLQRRAAYIPARFNHLSGRDDARVPFTQQMNAMRQRLAEGNAYVAFIYGVDWRDYLISEYDLLHSVPLVEEQALPDGRIYRATRTVTGTPASL; encoded by the coding sequence ATGCGCATTGGAACTGCGCGCCACTTTGCTCCGCTTTATACATGGCTTCTACAAGCGTTTACATTCGCTGAGATCGACATCAAGGCAGCAGCTTGGTGGCTCAATTGGGTTCTCTACGTCGCAAATACGATGCTGATCTTGCGGTTACTGTCTCTGGGACAGCTCAGCCCGATCTGGGCCGCCTTGGGAACGGGCTTGATCGTTTGCCATCCTCTTTTCGTGGAGTTTCACGCGGTCGCGATGACGGAGCCGCTGTTTCTCGCACTGGTCCTCGCGTCCGTCTTGGCGTTTCTGCGGGAGGTGCAAGACAACCGCGGCACGGGCGTCGCACTTGTCGGAGCAATCGTTGGATTGGGGATGCTGACGCGGTTCGCTGCCGCTCCACTTCTGCCCACTTTCGCAGCCCTGAGAATCCTCGTCGGCAATGGGGGCGTTGCAAAACGATTGGTCGACTGCGCGATCATGGTCACCGCCTGCGCAGCTGTTTTCGGGTCATGGATGGTCGCGAGCGAGTTGACTGACGGGCAGTCGACAGGACGGTCGCTGGAACTTCTGGGGCATCCCGATCTTGCCTATTGGCTTTGGACGGTCAAATCCGCATCAACTGTGCTTTTACCCTCCGTACTCGCACCATCCGTTCGCATCCTATTCCTGACAGCCGCAATCGTGGCGGCAGCTTTCATTGCGGCGAACTACGCGCTCGTTTGGCTGCGCCTATCTTCCGCGCAAAGGGCACGACCGCAGACCCTTGCGCCTGTCGTCTTCAGCCTCCTGTCGGTTTTCTACGTCCTGTTCTTGGTCGTCTCCGTAATGATTCAGTATCGACTGCACCTCACGGGGCGATTTCTCTTGCCGCTGTATGTTTTCCTAGCGCTCGCCGCAATGACTCCCTTTGGGGCGGGAAACCCCGGCCTCATCCGTCGCCGCGAAGTGGGGATCATCCTTGCCGGCCTCGCGCTGGTGATCGGAATGTCGAACCTCGCCCGAACGGCCGTTTTCACCGTGTCCACCTATAAATCAGGCCTAGGCTACGCTCATCAGACCTGGTCCACCTCGCCTGTGCTCGCATCGGTGGCAAACCTGCCAAGCGATGCCCTGATCTATTCGAACGCGCCTGATCTGATCGAGTTCCGCCTGCAGCGCCGCGCCGCATACATCCCCGCTCGCTTCAATCATCTGTCCGGCCGGGATGACGCCCGCGTGCCGTTTACGCAGCAAATGAACGCCATGCGCCAGCGCCTTGCGGAAGGCAATGCCTACGTTGCCTTCATCTACGGGGTCGACTGGCGTGACTACCTTATCAGTGAATACGACCTTCTTCATTCAGTCCCACTCGTCGAGGAGCAAGCACTTCCTGACGGGCGGATTTACCGCGCAACACGCACCGTAACCGGCACGCCAGCCTCGCTCTGA
- a CDS encoding glycosyltransferase family 2 protein, which produces MVQKKIYVVIPAYQAALTLESVFERVPREIYEKGARIVVVNDGSSDKTGDVARKIAQSRPNVEVIDHPQNRGYAQAQKTGFSYALAQGADTVALLHADGQYAPELLPRLLAPLEKDEADVVIGSRMLERGALKGGMPMYKYIANKALTAIENLAYGLRVSEYHSGYMLYSRRCLEAIPFVRLSDTFHFDGEMIMMAGKRKLRIREIAIPTRYADEKSHLKPVQYGFDVLKIVWQNYRGKYEF; this is translated from the coding sequence ATGGTTCAGAAGAAAATTTATGTGGTAATTCCTGCCTATCAAGCTGCTCTGACGCTCGAAAGCGTATTTGAGAGAGTCCCGAGGGAAATTTACGAAAAAGGCGCCCGGATCGTTGTAGTGAACGATGGCAGCTCTGATAAGACCGGCGATGTTGCGCGGAAGATCGCTCAATCGCGGCCAAATGTGGAAGTCATCGACCATCCGCAAAACCGGGGCTACGCGCAGGCGCAAAAGACCGGCTTCTCTTATGCCTTGGCACAAGGGGCGGACACCGTCGCACTGCTGCACGCCGACGGGCAGTATGCGCCCGAACTGCTGCCGCGCTTGCTCGCGCCCTTGGAAAAAGACGAGGCTGACGTCGTCATCGGATCGCGCATGCTCGAGCGCGGCGCCCTAAAGGGCGGCATGCCGATGTATAAGTACATTGCCAACAAGGCGCTTACAGCCATAGAGAATCTGGCGTACGGGCTTCGCGTGAGTGAATATCACAGCGGGTACATGCTTTATTCCCGCCGGTGCCTCGAAGCTATTCCATTCGTTCGCCTCAGCGATACATTTCATTTTGATGGTGAAATGATCATGATGGCAGGCAAGCGCAAATTGCGGATCAGGGAGATTGCGATACCGACGCGATACGCTGACGAAAAATCACATTTAAAACCGGTTCAGTACGGTTTTGATGTACTGAAGATAGTATGGCAAAATTATCGCGGTAAATATGAATTTTAG
- a CDS encoding glycosyltransferase family 2 protein has translation MKPLISVLVPAFNEEANVRRAYAAILETFRDLPGYAYEIIFTDNHSTDRTFQILQEIAREDHRVRVIRFSRNIGYQRSLLVAYKAATGDCSVQIDCDLQDPPQLIPQMLALWREGYQVVYGIRRSLKDDWLTAFIRRAFYRCINALSEDDLPLNAGEFRLVDRRILDELRGVDDTSPYLRGLISAMGFSQIGFEYDRQARAAGESKFPLKAMLSLAVDGILNHSLIPLRIASMTSLIMGSVTFLLLIGYVAGKLIFGQEWPAGFATTTILILLSITLNAIFLGIIGEYIGRIFMQSKRRPAPIVEASLNGEFHGGRERTPSKMGSP, from the coding sequence ATGAAACCGTTGATTTCCGTTTTGGTGCCGGCGTTCAACGAAGAGGCGAACGTGCGGCGGGCGTATGCGGCCATCCTGGAGACATTCCGCGATCTGCCCGGCTACGCCTATGAGATCATTTTCACCGACAATCACTCCACGGACCGCACGTTCCAGATCCTTCAGGAGATCGCACGCGAGGACCACCGTGTTCGGGTCATCCGCTTCAGCCGCAATATCGGCTACCAGCGCTCGCTCCTCGTCGCCTACAAAGCGGCAACCGGCGATTGCTCGGTTCAGATAGACTGCGATCTCCAGGATCCGCCACAGCTCATTCCTCAGATGCTGGCGCTTTGGCGCGAAGGCTATCAAGTCGTCTATGGAATTCGCCGCTCGCTCAAGGATGATTGGCTCACTGCCTTCATAAGGCGCGCCTTCTACCGGTGCATCAATGCACTCAGCGAAGACGACCTCCCCCTGAACGCCGGAGAGTTCCGCCTTGTCGATCGCCGTATTCTGGACGAATTGCGCGGGGTCGATGACACATCGCCCTATCTGCGCGGGCTAATCAGCGCGATGGGGTTTTCTCAGATCGGCTTCGAATATGACCGGCAGGCGCGCGCGGCCGGTGAGAGCAAATTCCCCCTGAAGGCCATGCTGTCCCTGGCAGTTGACGGTATTCTCAACCATTCGTTGATTCCATTGCGGATAGCTTCGATGACCAGCCTGATCATGGGATCCGTCACCTTCCTGTTGCTGATTGGCTACGTGGCCGGCAAACTGATCTTCGGACAGGAGTGGCCGGCGGGCTTTGCCACCACGACGATCCTGATCCTGCTCTCCATCACCCTCAACGCGATCTTTCTTGGCATCATCGGCGAGTATATCGGGCGGATATTCATGCAATCCAAACGACGACCGGCTCCGATAGTCGAGGCGAGCCTGAATGGCGAGTTCCACGGCGGCCGCGAGCGGACCCCCTCTAAAATGGGGTCGCCGTGA